The proteins below come from a single Comamonas antarctica genomic window:
- a CDS encoding 2-hydroxyacid dehydrogenase: MAPSRPRVLQYGKMPLPQLDAELAQAYDVQILSEQADPQRFLAEQGAQFEYAVTSAAMGLPARVVDALPALKFVSSFGVGFDALDKDALLRRGARVGYTPGVLDDCVADMAVALLLDSARGVSAADRFVRRGDWSRQRFGVTTRVSGKRLGIFGMGRIGSTVARRAQGFDMEVGYHNRRPVEDAPHRYLDSLLELARWCDFLVITAAGGDNTRHLVNAEVLDALGPQGFLVNVARGSVVDEAALAEALRSGRIAGAGLDVFEDEPRPHADLLALENVVLAPHVASGTHETRRAMADLVLQNLQQFIATGRPAAEVPWSAAR; encoded by the coding sequence ATGGCGCCTTCCCGACCCCGCGTTCTCCAATACGGCAAGATGCCGCTGCCCCAGCTCGATGCCGAGCTGGCGCAGGCCTACGACGTGCAGATCCTGTCCGAGCAAGCGGATCCGCAGCGTTTCCTTGCCGAGCAGGGCGCGCAGTTCGAGTATGCGGTGACCTCGGCCGCGATGGGCCTGCCGGCGCGCGTCGTCGATGCGCTGCCCGCGCTCAAGTTCGTCAGCAGCTTTGGTGTCGGCTTCGATGCGCTGGACAAGGATGCGCTGCTGCGGCGCGGCGCGCGCGTGGGCTATACGCCGGGCGTGCTGGACGATTGCGTGGCCGACATGGCCGTTGCGCTGCTGCTCGACAGCGCGCGCGGCGTGAGCGCCGCCGACCGCTTCGTGCGCCGCGGCGACTGGAGCCGCCAGCGCTTCGGCGTCACCACCCGGGTCTCGGGCAAGCGCCTGGGCATCTTCGGCATGGGCCGCATCGGCAGCACCGTGGCGCGCCGCGCGCAGGGCTTCGACATGGAGGTCGGCTACCACAACCGGCGCCCGGTCGAGGACGCGCCGCACCGCTATCTGGATTCGCTGCTGGAGCTGGCGCGCTGGTGCGATTTCCTGGTCATCACCGCCGCGGGCGGCGACAACACGCGCCATCTGGTGAATGCCGAGGTGCTCGATGCGCTGGGTCCCCAGGGCTTTTTGGTCAACGTGGCGCGCGGCAGCGTGGTCGACGAAGCAGCGCTGGCCGAGGCGCTGCGCAGCGGCCGCATCGCGGGTGCGGGCCTCGACGTGTTCGAGGACGAGCCGCGCCCGCACGCCGATCTGCTGGCGCTGGAGAACGTGGTGCTTGCGCCGCACGTGGCCAGTGGCACGCATGAGACCCGCCGCGCCATGGCCGACCTGGTGCTGCAGAACCTGCAGCAGTTCATCGCCACCGGGCGTCCCGCGGCCGAAGTGCCCTGGTCCGCCGCACGCTGA
- a CDS encoding SMP-30/gluconolactonase/LRE family protein, whose translation MNRRKLLKTFSASAVGAWSAAAGAQSFGFTPQQRYPDPSVYILDPSFAKYRIYSSTVEQLGTGMRWAEGPAYFPETGTLILSDIPNNRLMKYEEKTGRFSVHKENANYANGNARDRQGRLITCEHSVTRRVVRTERDGSITVLAERYQGKRLNAPNDVVVRSDDSIWFTDPLFGINGEWEGARATPEQPGTFVYRIGKDGQISAVITDLVNPNGLAFSPDEKKLYVVEWKGNPNRGVWSYDVSADGTSLSNKTRLIDADGPGAFDGLRVDRDGNLWCGWGFSGAFSPEASDIGGGMRAHLPLGKSEEMDGVKIFNSSGKPIGFIRLPERCANLEFGGPKRNRLYMASSHSLYALYVEAHGAA comes from the coding sequence ATGAACCGCCGCAAGCTGTTGAAGACTTTCAGTGCCAGCGCCGTGGGCGCCTGGAGCGCCGCCGCCGGCGCCCAGTCGTTTGGCTTCACGCCCCAGCAGCGCTATCCCGATCCGTCGGTCTACATCCTCGACCCGAGCTTTGCGAAGTACCGCATCTACAGCAGCACGGTCGAGCAACTCGGCACCGGCATGCGCTGGGCCGAGGGGCCGGCCTATTTCCCCGAGACCGGCACGCTGATCCTGAGCGACATCCCGAACAACCGGCTGATGAAGTACGAGGAAAAGACCGGCAGGTTCTCGGTGCACAAGGAAAACGCCAACTATGCCAACGGCAATGCGCGCGACCGCCAGGGCCGGCTGATCACCTGCGAGCACTCGGTCACGCGCCGTGTCGTGCGCACCGAGCGCGACGGCAGCATCACCGTGCTGGCCGAGCGCTACCAGGGCAAGCGCCTGAACGCGCCCAATGACGTGGTGGTGCGCTCGGATGACAGCATCTGGTTCACCGATCCGCTGTTCGGCATCAACGGTGAATGGGAAGGCGCGCGCGCCACGCCCGAGCAGCCCGGCACCTTCGTCTACCGCATCGGCAAGGACGGCCAGATCAGCGCCGTCATCACCGATCTCGTCAACCCCAACGGCCTGGCGTTTTCGCCCGACGAGAAGAAGCTCTATGTGGTCGAGTGGAAGGGCAATCCGAACCGCGGCGTCTGGAGCTATGACGTCTCGGCCGATGGCACCAGCCTGTCGAACAAGACCCGGCTGATCGATGCCGACGGCCCGGGCGCCTTCGATGGCCTGCGCGTCGACCGCGACGGCAACCTGTGGTGCGGCTGGGGCTTCAGCGGCGCCTTCAGCCCCGAGGCCAGCGACATCGGCGGCGGCATGCGCGCGCATCTGCCGCTGGGCAAATCCGAGGAAATGGATGGGGTCAAGATCTTCAATTCCAGCGGCAAGCCGATTGGCTTCATCCGCCTGCCCGAACGCTGCGCCAATCTCGAATTCGGCGGTCCTAAGCGCAACCGTCTCTACATGGCCAGCAGCCACTCGCTGTATGCGCTGTATGTCGAGGCCCATGGCGCGGCATAA
- a CDS encoding aldehyde dehydrogenase family protein — MNQFDNLINGQWTAGKSYSPNTNPSDLSDVVGEYAQGDASDVNAAVAAAAAAFPAWSTSGIQARHDALDKIGNEILARKEELGDLLAREEGKTRPEAIGEVARAGQIFKFFAGECLRLAGETLPSVRPGIGVEITREPIGVVGLITPWNFPIAIPAWKIAPALAFGNCVVLKPADLVPGSAWALADIIHRSGIPAGVFNLVMGRGRVIGEALVQHEDVAAISFTGSVGVGKGIAAACVASGKKVQLEMGGKNPQVVLDDADLNQAVELSAQSCFYSTGQRCTASSRLIVTDRIYPAFIEALQARMAKIKVGDARAAGTDIGPVVSQAQLEQDLSYVEIAKAEGAVLAAGGARIACHTGSGKDGFYLQPALFVDSTAGMRINREEVFGPVASVIRVRDYEEALAVANDTPFGLAAGIATTSLRHATHFKRHSQAGMVMVNLPTAGVDYHVPFGGRKGSSYGPREQGRYAQEFYTTVKTAYTLA; from the coding sequence ATGAACCAATTCGACAATCTCATCAACGGCCAGTGGACCGCGGGCAAGAGCTACAGCCCGAATACCAACCCCAGCGACCTGTCCGACGTGGTCGGCGAGTATGCGCAGGGCGATGCCTCGGACGTCAACGCCGCCGTCGCTGCCGCTGCCGCCGCCTTCCCCGCGTGGAGCACCTCGGGCATCCAGGCGCGCCACGATGCGCTGGACAAGATCGGCAATGAGATCCTCGCGCGCAAGGAGGAACTCGGCGACCTGCTGGCGCGCGAGGAGGGCAAGACCCGTCCGGAAGCCATTGGCGAAGTCGCCCGCGCGGGCCAGATCTTCAAATTCTTCGCGGGCGAATGCCTGCGCCTGGCGGGCGAGACCCTGCCCTCGGTGCGCCCGGGCATCGGCGTGGAAATCACGCGCGAGCCCATCGGCGTGGTCGGCCTGATCACGCCCTGGAACTTCCCGATCGCGATTCCCGCGTGGAAGATCGCGCCCGCGCTGGCCTTTGGCAACTGCGTGGTGCTCAAGCCCGCCGACCTGGTGCCGGGCAGCGCCTGGGCGCTGGCCGACATCATCCATCGCAGCGGCATTCCCGCCGGCGTCTTCAATCTGGTCATGGGCCGCGGCCGCGTGATCGGTGAGGCGCTGGTGCAGCATGAAGACGTGGCGGCCATCAGCTTCACCGGCTCGGTCGGGGTGGGCAAGGGCATTGCCGCCGCGTGTGTCGCCAGCGGCAAGAAGGTGCAGCTCGAGATGGGCGGCAAGAATCCGCAAGTCGTGCTGGACGACGCCGATCTGAACCAGGCCGTCGAGCTGTCGGCGCAAAGCTGCTTCTATTCGACGGGCCAGCGCTGCACGGCGTCGAGCCGCCTGATCGTCACCGACAGGATCTACCCGGCGTTCATCGAGGCGCTGCAGGCGCGCATGGCGAAGATCAAGGTCGGTGACGCGCGCGCCGCGGGCACCGACATCGGCCCGGTGGTGAGCCAGGCCCAGCTCGAGCAGGACCTGAGCTATGTCGAGATCGCCAAGGCCGAAGGCGCGGTGCTGGCTGCGGGCGGCGCGCGCATTGCGTGCCACACCGGCAGCGGCAAGGACGGCTTCTACCTGCAGCCCGCGCTGTTTGTCGATTCCACGGCCGGCATGCGCATCAACCGCGAGGAAGTGTTCGGCCCCGTGGCCAGCGTGATCCGCGTGCGCGATTACGAAGAAGCGCTGGCCGTGGCCAACGACACGCCCTTCGGCCTGGCCGCGGGCATTGCCACGACCAGCCTCAGGCACGCCACCCATTTCAAGCGCCACAGCCAGGCCGGCATGGTCATGGTCAACCTGCCCACGGCAGGCGTCGACTACCACGTGCCGTTTGGCGGCCGCAAGGGTTCGAGCTACGGCCCGCGCGAACAGGGCCGCTATGCGCAGGAGTTCTACACCACGGTGAAGACCGCGTACACGCTGGCCTAA
- a CDS encoding symmetrical bis(5'-nucleosyl)-tetraphosphatase — protein sequence MSMYCIGDIQGCDEALGRLLDVIDFSPSRDTLYLLGDLVNRGPTSLQVLRRCIALGDAVRPLLGNHDLHLLTAAHGLRAPGKRDTLQDILQAPDRAQLLDWLRRQPLARLHTTAGGERLLMVHAGVLPAWSVEQTLALAAEVEAVLRSDALVDFLAKMYGNTPAAWSDDLQGADRLRVVVNALTRMRFCTPDGRMDFESSESASDAPAGLLPWYDAPGRRTADTPIAFGHWSTQGLVARHDLIGLDTGCVWGGCLSAMRFGAALAERELIQVHCEQAQPPK from the coding sequence ATGTCAATGTACTGTATCGGCGATATCCAGGGCTGCGACGAAGCCCTCGGCCGCTTGCTCGATGTCATCGATTTCTCCCCGAGCCGCGATACGCTGTATCTGCTGGGCGATCTGGTCAACCGCGGGCCGACCTCGCTGCAAGTGCTGCGCCGCTGCATTGCGCTGGGCGATGCGGTACGCCCCCTGCTGGGCAACCACGACCTGCACCTGCTCACGGCCGCGCATGGCCTGCGCGCTCCCGGCAAGCGCGACACGCTGCAAGACATCCTGCAGGCGCCCGACCGCGCGCAGCTGCTGGACTGGCTGCGCCGCCAGCCGCTGGCGCGCCTGCACACCACGGCCGGCGGCGAACGCCTGCTGATGGTGCATGCGGGCGTGCTGCCCGCATGGAGCGTGGAGCAGACGCTGGCGTTGGCCGCCGAAGTCGAAGCCGTGCTGCGCAGCGACGCGCTGGTGGATTTCCTCGCGAAGATGTACGGCAACACGCCCGCGGCCTGGAGCGACGACCTGCAAGGCGCCGACCGGCTGCGCGTGGTCGTCAACGCGCTCACGCGCATGCGCTTTTGCACGCCTGACGGCCGGATGGATTTCGAGAGCAGCGAAAGCGCAAGCGATGCCCCGGCCGGCCTGCTGCCCTGGTATGACGCGCCCGGACGCCGCACGGCCGACACGCCGATTGCCTTCGGCCACTGGTCGACGCAGGGACTGGTGGCCCGCCATGACCTGATCGGCCTCGATACCGGCTGCGTGTGGGGCGGCTGCCTGAGCGCGATGCGCTTTGGCGCTGCGCTGGCCGAGCGCGAGCTGATCCAGGTCCACTGCGAGCAAGCCCAGCCGCCCAAGTAA
- a CDS encoding hemolysin family protein produces the protein MDFLLIALLTLLNGVFAMSELALASSRKARLASMAEDGDKGAAAALVLLDNPTQFLSSVQVGITSIGMLNGIIGEAAFSDGLAAWLRTVGMPEGASSITATAIVVAVITFITIVFGELVPKRIGQLYPETVARLIARPMTWVASVAKPFVRLLAASTQAVLTLLRVNDSASRAVTEEEIVASLEEGRNAGVIEFHEHQMVQNVFHLDERSLTSLMVPRSDVQWLDADISVAEGLRLSADGQEKGSHSWYPVCRGSLDDVVGVISVARMLALGAGAEGKLGEHALPAAFLPETLTGMELLDQLRARSGRMVFVVDEYGVVQGIMTPRDLLEAITGELKPGAHADAWATPREDGSWLLDGLMPIAELKARLDIRDLPDEERGRYNTIAGLLLAETGRLPAVGERIACAGWIFEIVDLDGKRIDKVLAEKPAESA, from the coding sequence ATGGATTTTCTGCTGATTGCACTCTTGACCCTGCTCAATGGTGTGTTTGCCATGTCGGAATTGGCATTGGCGTCGAGCCGCAAGGCGCGCCTGGCAAGCATGGCCGAAGACGGCGACAAGGGCGCTGCCGCGGCCCTGGTGCTGCTGGATAATCCAACCCAGTTCCTGTCATCGGTGCAGGTGGGCATTACCTCCATCGGCATGCTCAACGGCATCATTGGCGAGGCCGCATTCAGCGATGGCCTGGCCGCCTGGCTGCGAACGGTCGGCATGCCCGAAGGTGCTTCCAGCATCACCGCCACGGCCATCGTGGTGGCAGTGATTACCTTCATCACCATCGTATTTGGCGAACTGGTGCCCAAGCGCATTGGCCAGCTTTATCCCGAAACCGTCGCGCGGCTGATTGCGCGTCCCATGACCTGGGTGGCTTCGGTGGCCAAGCCTTTCGTGCGCCTGCTGGCGGCATCGACCCAGGCGGTATTGACGCTGCTGCGCGTCAACGATTCGGCAAGCCGCGCGGTGACCGAAGAGGAAATCGTCGCCAGTCTCGAAGAGGGCCGCAATGCCGGCGTCATTGAATTCCATGAGCATCAGATGGTGCAGAATGTTTTTCACTTGGACGAGCGCTCGCTGACATCATTGATGGTGCCGCGTTCGGATGTGCAATGGCTCGACGCCGATATATCCGTGGCCGAAGGTTTGCGTTTATCGGCTGACGGCCAGGAAAAAGGCAGCCATTCGTGGTATCCGGTTTGCCGCGGTTCGCTGGACGATGTGGTGGGTGTCATCAGCGTGGCGCGCATGCTGGCGCTGGGGGCGGGTGCCGAGGGCAAACTGGGTGAACATGCATTGCCGGCGGCATTTTTACCGGAAACCCTGACCGGCATGGAATTGCTGGACCAATTGCGCGCGCGTTCGGGCCGCATGGTATTCGTCGTCGATGAGTATGGCGTGGTGCAAGGTATCATGACGCCGCGTGATTTGCTCGAAGCCATTACTGGCGAACTCAAGCCAGGTGCGCATGCCGATGCCTGGGCCACGCCGCGTGAAGACGGCTCCTGGCTTCTGGACGGGTTGATGCCGATTGCCGAACTCAAGGCCCGGCTCGATATCCGCGATCTTCCAGATGAAGAAAGAGGACGGTATAACACCATTGCCGGGCTTTTGCTGGCTGAAACCGGCAGATTGCCCGCGGTTGGCGAACGCATCGCCTGCGCCGGCTGGATCTTCGAAATCGTGGATCTCGATGGAAAACGAATCGACAAGGTGCTGGCCGAGAAACCTGCGGAGAGTGCCTGA
- a CDS encoding H-NS family nucleoid-associated regulatory protein, with protein sequence MNSYKELLKQKEALEQQIHEARSRELSDAVARVRSLVAEYEMTAEDVFPPARAARSSGSGAKVAPKYRDPNTGQTWTGRGKAPKWIQNEDREKFAI encoded by the coding sequence ATGAATTCATACAAAGAACTGCTCAAGCAAAAAGAAGCCCTGGAACAGCAGATCCACGAGGCCCGCAGCCGCGAACTGTCCGATGCAGTGGCACGCGTGCGTTCGCTGGTCGCCGAGTATGAAATGACGGCTGAAGACGTTTTTCCCCCGGCACGTGCCGCACGCAGCTCGGGCAGCGGTGCCAAGGTGGCTCCCAAGTACCGCGACCCTAACACCGGCCAGACCTGGACCGGCCGCGGCAAGGCGCCAAAGTGGATTCAAAACGAAGATCGCGAAAAGTTTGCCATCTGA
- a CDS encoding FAD-dependent monooxygenase has protein sequence MKKQVLIAGGGIGGLAAGIGALRAGCEVRLFERAQHFSEVGAGIQLGPNVVRRLQAWGLQNSLQAVVAVPEALQVRSALSGEALARMPLGSAAVARYGAAYVTIHRADLHQLLLTALRAYADVHLNLGETIEHYREADGVVTVRDQANKLIEGDALVCADGVHSRLRRQLLGDGPPRATGHLAYRAMVRQAELPQRLRTQQVTAWLGPRLHVIQYPVRRGELQNLVVIVQGPAPADMERWDHAANAQDLEAALSGTCSALQDLVRSVPRMGMDWRLWPLADRPPLRAPTEMAQGLVALLGDASHPMRPYLAQGAGMAIEDAAELQRALSMHDLDLDLRLRRYALNRWQRNARVQARSQRNGRIFHATGPMRWGRDTALKLLGARIMDLPWLYRGDGSSASSL, from the coding sequence ATGAAAAAGCAGGTGTTGATTGCCGGGGGTGGAATTGGGGGATTGGCGGCAGGCATTGGCGCCCTGCGCGCCGGCTGCGAGGTTCGCTTGTTCGAACGCGCGCAGCATTTCAGCGAAGTGGGCGCGGGAATACAGCTCGGGCCGAATGTCGTGCGAAGGCTGCAGGCCTGGGGGCTGCAGAACAGCCTGCAGGCGGTCGTGGCGGTACCCGAGGCGCTGCAGGTGCGCAGCGCCTTGAGCGGCGAGGCGCTGGCGCGCATGCCACTGGGCAGTGCGGCGGTGGCGCGTTATGGCGCAGCGTATGTCACCATCCACCGTGCCGACCTGCATCAGCTGCTGCTGACCGCGCTGCGCGCTTATGCCGACGTGCATTTGAACCTTGGCGAGACGATAGAGCATTACCGTGAGGCCGACGGGGTGGTGACGGTGCGCGACCAGGCGAACAAGCTGATCGAGGGCGATGCACTGGTTTGCGCCGATGGCGTGCACAGCCGCCTGCGCCGCCAGTTGCTGGGCGACGGACCACCGCGCGCCACGGGCCATCTGGCTTACCGCGCGATGGTGCGCCAGGCCGAGTTGCCGCAGCGGCTGCGCACGCAGCAAGTCACCGCCTGGCTCGGGCCGCGCCTGCATGTGATCCAGTACCCGGTGCGCCGCGGCGAATTGCAGAACCTCGTGGTGATCGTTCAGGGCCCCGCACCCGCGGATATGGAACGCTGGGACCACGCGGCCAATGCGCAGGATCTCGAAGCCGCGCTGTCCGGCACCTGCAGCGCATTGCAGGACCTGGTGCGCAGCGTGCCGCGCATGGGCATGGATTGGCGCCTTTGGCCGCTGGCCGACCGTCCGCCGCTGCGCGCCCCCACCGAGATGGCGCAGGGCCTGGTGGCGTTGCTGGGCGATGCGAGCCATCCCATGCGGCCTTATCTGGCCCAAGGGGCAGGCATGGCCATCGAGGATGCTGCCGAATTGCAGCGCGCGTTGTCCATGCACGACCTCGACCTGGACCTGCGCCTGCGCCGCTACGCGCTCAACCGTTGGCAGCGCAACGCACGCGTGCAGGCGCGCTCGCAGCGCAACGGCCGCATCTTCCATGCCACCGGGCCCATGCGCTGGGGCCGCGACACCGCGTTGAAACTGCTGGGCGCGCGCATCATGGATCTGCCCTGGCTCTACCGGGGCGATGGGTCCAGCGCGAGTTCGCTGTAA
- a CDS encoding MFS transporter — MNQPAAPDLNPAPGASAAGSPPLTASGAWSMLLVLLSGFALSQAYRTVTAIIAVALQTDFGLSPSSLGLFAGLFALTFGAVQLFMGVGIDLYGLRRTVLLTAPLSIVGAALSAWSPSYGWLLAGQALIGLGCAPAFLACTVFIARHFPAAQFAAVSGISLGLGGIGMLFTGSPLAWLVEHYGWRSGFATLGLLSALSWLLIAWKVHEPAPGAAAGPRQSWLSASREFGALMMQPYSWGILAMGLVTYASFLTLRGLWLGPLLMERHHWSLVASGHLALLVSLISLVGPGVFGRLDPGPLRRRRLLVTTTSIIALLYAALGLMHVGWLTVALIIAIVCISGGSALQYAHVRSSFPPEATGRAMALLTMAMFLGAALMQWLTGVLASWAVHHGWDPFAAVMLGIAVMLGLGALLFHTLPVSQRLGQAG; from the coding sequence GTGAACCAGCCTGCCGCCCCCGACCTGAATCCCGCTCCTGGCGCAAGCGCCGCCGGCTCCCCACCGCTGACCGCCAGCGGCGCCTGGTCCATGCTGCTGGTGCTGCTCAGCGGCTTTGCGCTGAGCCAGGCCTACCGCACCGTCACGGCCATCATTGCCGTGGCCCTGCAGACCGACTTCGGCCTCTCGCCCTCCTCGCTGGGCCTGTTTGCTGGCCTGTTTGCGCTGACCTTTGGCGCGGTGCAGCTGTTCATGGGTGTGGGCATCGATCTCTATGGCCTGCGCCGCACGGTGCTGTTGACGGCGCCGCTGAGCATCGTGGGCGCGGCCCTGTCCGCCTGGTCGCCCAGCTATGGCTGGCTGCTGGCGGGCCAGGCGCTGATCGGCCTGGGCTGCGCACCCGCCTTCCTGGCCTGCACGGTCTTCATCGCACGGCATTTTCCCGCCGCGCAATTTGCCGCGGTGTCGGGCATCAGCCTGGGGCTGGGCGGCATAGGCATGCTGTTCACGGGCTCGCCGCTGGCCTGGCTGGTCGAGCATTACGGCTGGCGCAGCGGATTCGCCACGCTCGGACTGCTGTCGGCACTGTCATGGCTGCTGATTGCCTGGAAAGTGCATGAGCCCGCCCCGGGCGCCGCCGCGGGCCCGCGCCAGAGCTGGCTTTCGGCGTCGCGCGAATTCGGCGCGCTGATGATGCAGCCCTACAGCTGGGGCATCCTGGCCATGGGACTGGTGACCTATGCGTCCTTCCTGACGCTGCGCGGCCTGTGGCTCGGACCGCTGCTGATGGAGCGCCACCACTGGTCGCTGGTGGCCAGCGGCCATCTGGCGCTGCTGGTGTCGCTGATCTCCCTGGTAGGCCCGGGCGTCTTCGGCCGCCTGGACCCGGGTCCGCTGCGCCGGCGCCGCCTGCTGGTGACCACGACGTCGATCATCGCCCTGCTCTACGCCGCGCTCGGGTTGATGCATGTCGGCTGGCTCACGGTGGCGTTGATCATCGCCATCGTCTGCATTTCGGGCGGCTCGGCGCTGCAATATGCGCATGTGCGCTCCTCCTTCCCGCCTGAAGCCACGGGCCGTGCCATGGCCCTGCTGACCATGGCCATGTTCCTGGGGGCGGCGCTGATGCAATGGCTGACCGGGGTGCTGGCTTCGTGGGCGGTGCACCATGGCTGGGATCCGTTCGCGGCGGTCATGCTGGGCATTGCGGTGATGCTGGGCCTGGGCGCGCTGCTGTTCCATACGCTGCCGGTGTCGCAGCGCCTGGGACAGGCGGGTTGA
- the kynA gene encoding tryptophan 2,3-dioxygenase has protein sequence MTDHPPAPEAIVQQERAQLDFSQSMSYGDYLQLDQILTAQKPLSPDHNEMLFIVQHQTSELWMKLMLHELHAAIAHVAKDELPTAFKMLARVSRIMEQLVHAWDVLATMTPPEYSAIRPYLAQSSGFQSYQYRCIEFSLGNKNAAMLKPHAHRPELLALVDAAYRAPSLYDEALRLLARRGIAVPESHLQRDWTQPYSADPGVEQAWLTVYRDPATHWDLYQLGEELTDLEDAFRLWRFRHVTTVERVIGFKRGTGGTGGVSYLRKMLDVVLFPEIWTLRSAL, from the coding sequence ATGACCGACCACCCCCCCGCACCCGAAGCCATCGTGCAGCAAGAGCGCGCGCAGCTCGACTTCAGCCAGAGCATGAGCTATGGCGACTACCTGCAGCTCGACCAGATCCTCACGGCGCAAAAGCCGCTGTCGCCGGACCACAACGAGATGCTGTTCATCGTCCAGCACCAGACCAGCGAACTGTGGATGAAGCTGATGCTGCACGAACTGCACGCCGCCATCGCGCATGTCGCCAAGGACGAGCTGCCGACGGCCTTCAAGATGCTGGCGCGCGTCTCGCGCATCATGGAGCAGCTGGTGCATGCCTGGGATGTGCTGGCGACGATGACGCCGCCCGAATACAGCGCGATCCGCCCCTATCTCGCGCAGTCGAGCGGCTTCCAGAGCTACCAATACCGCTGCATCGAGTTCTCGCTGGGCAACAAGAACGCGGCCATGCTCAAGCCGCACGCGCACCGGCCCGAACTGCTGGCCCTGGTCGATGCGGCCTACCGCGCGCCCTCGCTGTACGACGAGGCGCTGCGCCTGCTCGCGCGCCGCGGCATTGCGGTGCCCGAAAGCCATCTGCAGCGCGACTGGACCCAGCCCTACAGCGCCGATCCCGGCGTCGAGCAGGCCTGGCTCACGGTCTACCGCGATCCCGCCACGCATTGGGACCTGTACCAGCTGGGCGAGGAACTGACCGATCTCGAGGACGCGTTCCGGCTCTGGCGCTTTCGCCATGTGACCACCGTCGAGCGCGTGATCGGCTTCAAGCGCGGCACGGGCGGCACGGGCGGCGTGAGCTATCTGCGCAAGATGCTCGACGTGGTGTTGTTCCCCGAGATCTGGACGCTGCGCAGCGCGTTGTGA
- a CDS encoding DNA-3-methyladenine glycosylase family protein has translation MNDCFETLALPVNFRVHELLAFHARDREALAEQVAADTLRKGLWRQGRPVCLQIDFLPGRARVRWDAEGLPAQDVLPLVQRMLGLTQDIGRFEAQWAAHPLLGPVLQRQSGLRVPLAGTPFEALAWAIMGQQISVAAAVSLRRRLILAADLRHPGGLYCHPQADAVLALGLESLRAAGLSQGKAQSLLAVAEAVRAGRLPLDAWAAAPQLSVEQIRTALLAIKGIGPWTVNYTLLRGFGWLDGSLHGDVAVRRGIERLLQEDVDMARAEAWLAPFAPWRALVAAHLWAMQALNA, from the coding sequence ATGAACGACTGCTTTGAAACCCTGGCTTTGCCCGTGAACTTCCGCGTGCACGAACTGCTGGCCTTCCATGCACGCGACCGCGAGGCGCTGGCCGAGCAGGTGGCCGCGGACACGCTGCGCAAGGGGCTGTGGAGGCAGGGCCGGCCGGTGTGCCTGCAGATCGATTTCCTGCCGGGACGGGCCCGCGTGCGGTGGGATGCCGAGGGCCTGCCCGCGCAGGATGTCTTGCCGCTGGTGCAACGCATGCTGGGATTGACGCAGGACATAGGCCGCTTCGAGGCGCAATGGGCCGCGCACCCTCTGCTGGGTCCGGTGCTGCAGCGCCAGTCGGGCCTGCGCGTGCCGCTCGCGGGCACGCCGTTCGAGGCGCTGGCCTGGGCCATCATGGGCCAGCAGATCAGCGTGGCGGCCGCGGTGTCGCTGCGCCGGCGCTTGATCCTGGCGGCCGATCTGCGCCACCCGGGCGGCCTGTATTGCCATCCCCAGGCCGATGCCGTGCTGGCGCTGGGCCTGGAGTCGTTGCGCGCGGCAGGGCTGTCACAGGGCAAGGCGCAGAGTCTGCTGGCAGTGGCCGAGGCGGTGCGGGCCGGACGCCTGCCGCTCGATGCCTGGGCCGCGGCGCCGCAGTTGTCGGTGGAGCAGATCCGCACCGCCCTGCTGGCCATCAAGGGCATAGGTCCGTGGACGGTCAACTACACACTGCTGCGCGGCTTCGGCTGGCTCGATGGTTCGCTGCATGGCGATGTGGCGGTGCGCCGCGGCATCGAGCGGCTGCTGCAGGAGGATGTGGACATGGCGCGTGCCGAAGCCTGGCTTGCGCCGTTTGCGCCATGGCGCGCGCTGGTGGCGGCGCACCTGTGGGCAATGCAGGCGCTGAACGCCTGA